The genomic segment AACAATGCCGAAGTCTAGGGCGATATAGCGACCATCTGGCGCCACCAATATATTGCCTGGGTGCATATCCGCGTGGAAAAAACCATCCCGAAACACTTGCGTAAAAAATATTTCTACACCAAATCGGGACAGTTGTTTTAGGTCTACCCCTTCGTTTCTTAAGCGCTCAATCTGGCTAATTGGAGTGCCATGCATGCGCTCCATCACCATCACATTGCGACGGGTAAAATCCCAGTAAATCTCAGGCACGATCAACATGTCTGATTGAAGGAAGTTTCGGCGCAATTGGCTACCATTTGCCGCTTCTTTCATCAAATCCAGTTCATCGTGCAAGTATTTATCAAACTCGCGGACGACTTCTTGCGGGCGTAATCTCTTTCCATCAACAGATAATCGTTCGACCAATGAGGCAAGAACGCGCATTAATGCGAGGTCTGACTCAATCACCGGTTGAATACCTGGACGCAAGACTTTTACCGCGACTTCTTTGCCATTTAGCAGTTGCGCAAAGTGGACTTGCGCGACAGAAGCGCTAGCGATGGGTTGGCGATCAAATTGAAGAAAGAGTTGTGATAACGATTGGCCAAATTCTGACTCAATAATTGAAATCGCTTCGTCCCCAGAAAAAGGAACCACTCTGTCTTGGAGTTTTGCGAGTTCATCAGCCACATCTGGGGGAAGTAAGTCGCGTCGAGTCGATAATACTTGGCCAAACTTTACAAAAATTGGGCCTAGGCTTTGTAAAGCTAAACGTAATCGTTCTGCACGTGGTCGACTAGCAGGGCACCAGATTAATAAAAAGGACACTACTTTTCGACTTAGCTTTGTTCGCTCATGCCCTAACAAAAACTCGTCTAACCGATACTGCACCACGACGCGGGCAATCGACAACAAGCGTAACAACCGCATACTATTCCTTGTTCTTTTTAGCTTCTAGTGCTTGAATTCGAGCGGCTAGCCTCGCGACATCGTCTCTTAACGAATCCACTTCAGCCACAAAATCTCTGACACTGATTTGATCCGCTAACACGCCGGCCTCATCACGTAGCCAAGTAGTTACTTGCTTGCCAATAGATTTGGTTAACTGTTTGCGCTGATTGAGTTCGGCGGATAGCCATCTCATGAGCGGAACCGCCGCGGCATCGCCAACCACAGTAGCTAGATCGGCAGTGGCATCCCAACGAAGGGACTGCAAGACAGTCCCCATTGCATGGGCTAGTTGAACATCGCCTTCAATTCGAAATGCGGTGCGGCGGGTTGCCTCATCGCCAAGCAATTTAGGCAGTTCACTAAATGCGCAGGACAACGTTGCGTCGACGACGACAGGGGAATCGATCCGGCTTAGCGCGCCATCGGGATGAATGAATAAATCCATCTCTAATGGGGACAGTTGCACCCGGACCGTTTTACCAGCAAATGGTTGTAAGTTGGCAAGCAGCTCAGGTTGCTGGCCTAGCAAATGATGGACAACAAGATAACCAGATTGTCTGAGCATATTCTTTACCTACTGACCGTACGAAATTAAAGCTTAAACCCTTTGTGAAGCGCTACCACGCCACCGGTTAGGTTGTGATAGTTCACCACACCAAAGCCAGACGCTAACATCATTTCTTTTAGCGTGTCTTGGTCCGGGTGCATGCGAATAGACTCTGCTAGATATTGGTAGCTCTCTGGATCATCGGCGACCAATTTGCCCATCATTGGCAGCAGTTTGAATGAGTAAAAGTCATAAGGCATTTTTAAAGGGCCCCATACTTTAGAGAATTCCAGCACCAGCAAACGGCCACCCGGCTTTAATACACGGCACATTTCACTTAAGGCAGCGTCTTTGTGGGTCATATTACGTAGGCCGAAGGCAACACTGACGCAATCAAAGTAGTTATCTGGAAACGGTAATTTTTCTGCGTCACACAACAAGCTAGGCACTACAAAGCCCGCATCTAGCAAGCGATCGCGGCCGACTTGTAGCATAGAGCTATTGATATCGGTGTGCCATACCTCGCCTGATTTGCCTGCTTTTTTAGCAAACGCTTTTGTCAGGTCACCAGTTCCTGCCGCAATATCCAATACACGGCTACCTTCACGCACTCCACTTTGCGCGATGGTAAAGTGCTTCCAAATGCGGTGAAGACCACCAGACATAAGGTCGTTCATCACATCGTACTTCTGCGCTACCGAATGAAAAACGCCCGCTACTTTTTGAGCTTTTTCGTTTTCATCGACTGTCTTAAAGCCAAAATGGGTATCAGCCATGGCATATCCTTCGCAATTTTCTTTAAAGCGGATCGCGTGAAGCGCCGGCAGCGGCTAATCTGCCTAAATAATCACGCCAATAAATATCGTATTGTTTGCCTAGATCATACAGGTATGACCAAGAATAAAGGCCTGTGTCATGCCCATCATCAAACACAAGTTTGATGGCATAGTGACCAACAGGCTGAATATCTTTAATGTTTACTTCTTTTTTGCCCACTTGTAATACCGCTTGCTCTGGGCTGTGGCCTCTTACTTCTGCACTTGGCGAGAAGACGCGTAAATATTCACAAGAGAGCTGAAAAGTAACGCCATCTGAAAATGAAATCTCTAATACACGAGACTGCTGATGCAGTTTGATTTCTGTTGGAAATGTAGACGAATTCACTAGTTTGACTACCGATGGTTTTCACAATCCTACATGATACGCTACAGAGCGAATTGCCGAAATCTATCTAGACATAATCGAGGGCGGAATATTACAAAAAAGTACCGGATAACAGCTTAAATCCATCAACCTTGCAAATTTGTCATGTATTCGTAACATTAATCACATAAGCTTCACACATCTGTAGCAGAACATTGATATGAGAGAGAAGGAAGTATTATGGCCGCCAACATTTTGGTGATTGAAGATGAACCAGCGATTCAGGAATTAATTGCATTTAACCTGGAGCAAGCAGGGCATCATGTCATGCGTGCAGATACTGGTGAACGCGCCCTTTCTCTTGTTAAAAATGCCCTTCCTGATTTGATCTTGTTAGATTGGATGTTACCTGGCCAAAGCGGTATTGAATTTGCGCGCAAAATGCGTGGCGATGAGAGAACGCGTACCATTCCTATCATTATGCTAACCGCTAGATCAGATGAGCAAGACATGATCACCGGTTTAGAAACCGGTGCAGATGACTACATCACCAAACCATTCTCTCCAAGAGAATTGCTTGCCCGCATTAAAGCAGTATTGCGCCGTCGCGCACCGCAGATGACAGACGATCAAGTCGAGGTACGTGGTTTAAAACTAGACCCGCAAACTCACCGTGTGTCTAGCTCTGGCAAAACCTTAGATTTGGGACCAACCGAATTTAGATTGCTGCACTACTTCATGACCCATGCAGAACGTGTACACTCTCGCACCCAATTACTAGACCAAGTGTGGGGCGACCATGTGTTCGTTGAAGAAAGAACAGTGGATGTGCACATTCGTCGTTTACGTTCCGCTTTAGAACCATCTGGTCATGCAGACCTTATCCAGACTGTTCGTGGTGCGGGCTACCGTTTTTCTGCTCAATTAAACTAATTCAGCCTGACCAAATTGGTGAAAAGAATGGGGCGTTGATAAACGCCTCTTTTTTTGCGCCTATGGCGGTGCTAACCTAACCATATCTAGCTTGATTGCGAATCATCAGATGAGTGACTCTTTCTTTTCCACCAAACAAAAGCCGGCTTATATCAAGCGATATCCGCCCATTATGAAGTTTTGGGGAAGGATTTTATCCTACGCCCTACCCTTTATTGCGATTGTTTGGGCTTGTTTCAAGTTTGATTATGAAAAAGAAGGTCTGATCATTGCCTGCCTTTTTCTTGGCATGGCATTACTTAGCCAGCTGCGTCAGCTTTTTAAACTCACAGCCTGGTTGCTAGATCCTAGCCTTGAAACCGCGCCGGATGCGAAAGGAAACTGGGGTGATGTATTTCTGATGTTGTATCAGCAAGAAAAACGTCGTCGTAAAGATCAGCGCAAACTTGCCGCCACCCTAACTCGATTTACGAGAGGGGCGGAAGCGTTGCCCGACGGTGTGGTTGTGCTAGATGAGAATCACCGTATTGAATGGTGCAATGTCGTGGCAGAACGTCATCTAGGGCTTTCTCGTAAACGCGATATGGGCCTTACGATTAACTACCTGATCCGCCAGCCGCATTTTGTTGAGTACATTAACAACGAGCGCTATAAAGAGTCGATTACGATTCACCCTGATGCAGCGCCAAACACCCTACTTTCTGTTCAAATCTTTCCATTTGAAGCGACACTCAAGCTATTGGTCACTCGAGATATTACTCAGCTTGAAAAAATTGGCGTCGTACACCGTGATTTTGTGGCCAACGTGTCGCATGAATTGCGTACACCATTAACCGTCGTCGGTGGTTTCTTAGAAACCATGCTAGACATGGAAAATATGGAGGCGGCAGCCAGCAAACGCTATATGGGGATGATGTTAGATCAGACCAAGCGGATGGAACGATTGATTGCTGACTTGCTGACTTTATCTCGTCTAGAAAGCCAAAGCGGGCAACACAAAGAAGAACCAGTGAATATTCCGAAACTAGTTGAAATCATGGCGCATGAGACACGCAGTCTATCGGGTGGGCGGCATCAAATCACCATTGAAGTGCTCTCTGCAGACTGGTTACATGGCAACATGGATGAACTACATAGCGCGATGGGTAATCTAGCAAGTAATGCGGTGCGCTACACCCCTGAAGGCGGTAGCATCACCCTGAAATGGGAGCGTCAAGGCGAGATAGCGGTATTCTCTGTCAAAGATACTGGTATCGGTATTGATCAAGAACACATTGATCGCTTAACCGAGCGATTCTACCGAGTAGATAGAAGCCGCTCTCGCGAAACCGGCGGAACTGGCTTAGGCTTGGCAATTGTAAAACACGCTTTGCTACGCCACCAAGCCAAGCTTGAGGTAAGCTCGGTATCGGGTGAAGGTAGTACCTTCAGCGCGGTATTCCCAAGTAGCCGGATTATCCCCCGATCGATGACGGAGCTTAGCTAAACCAATCTGATTTCCTCACCACATCGCATACTTAAACTTATTCAACAGATTAGGTATGCGATGCCAACCATTGCTGCAATTGCATTGCCGACATTGCGCCCGAATGACGCGCTACTTCTTTTCCAATTTTAAATACGATCAGCGTAGGGATGCTACGAATTTGAAAACGCGCACCTAGCATTTGCTCGGTTTCGGTATTTACCTTTGCCAATCTAAATCGTGTTTTTAGCTTTGCCGCTGTCTCTGCAAAGCCTGGCGCCATCATCTTGCACGGACCACACCAATCTGCCCAAAAATCGACTACCACTGGAAGTTGGTTGTTATTCACAAAGGCATCGAACTGGCTGGTAGTTAAGTCAATCGGGGCATCCGTTAGCACGGGTTGATGGCAGCGCCCACAGTTTGGGGCGTCTGATAGGCGTTCTGCGGGCAGACGGTTCGTAGCAAAACAGTGAGAGCAGACAATGTGAAGACTCATTTGGGTATCGCTTATCAAATCATGTTATTCAGCTATACATAAGGTAAGAGTATCGATTTTCAAGTAGCAATAGATACGCTTACCTTTCAATCGCTTACTTTTTACAGCTATTGATTCCGATAATTGGGTAAAGCGGGCAAAAGCGGAACATGCCGGTTAGTAACGGCACAATGCCAATATATCCCCAGAAGCCAATCTGTCCAGAGATTGCCGCAACCACTAAAAGTGTGCCGACAACAATACGTAAAATACGATCAATACCACCTACATTTGCTTTCATGACTTCGCTCCAATTAAAGACTTACTTTTGAATGACCTGACAACTTTTTGCACCTAAGCGCTTCAATATGATTTCTAGCGGACAAAACCGGGTAATGCCACTTTGAAACAAATTAAAGCCAACAAATGCGGTAAACCAAAGCCACTTTGCGCTCACAAAGAGCGGACTGCCGGCAACGCCCAGCCCTAGAGAGAGCAGAATAAATACGCCTGCGAAAATTCGAATCATGCGCTCAACGTTCATTTTGAACCCCTTTCTTCTTCGCGTGTTTGATGACTAACAAAATACAAAATAGGAATGACGACCAACGTGAGTAGCGTAGACACTAAGATCCCAAATATGAGTGAAATCGCTAACCCATTAAAGATAGGGTCATCCAAAATAAAGAATGCGCCCAACATGGCAGCTAATCCGGTTAACACAATTGGCTTGGCGCGCGTCGCCGCAGACTGAATAACAGCCTCAGCTAATGGCATGCCGGCATTGGTTTGTAATTGGATAAAATCCACTAGCAAGATCGAGTTCCTTACAATAATGCCTGCCAAAGCAATCATCCCAATCATGGAGGTTGCAGTAAATTGCGCGCCCAATAATGCATGCCCTGGCATCACACCGATGATAGTGAGTGGAATTGGCGCCATAATGATGAGTGGCATTAAATAACTTCTAAATTGCGCGACGACCAAGATGTAGATCAGCACCAATCCCACCGCGTAAGCTGCCCCCATGTCTCTAAAGGTTTCATAGGTGATTTGCCATTCGCCATCCCACTTTACGCCTGCGCCAGTTTGGTCTGACACAGGAGGATGAATGAAATACTCCTGAATCTGTTCACCATTTGAAAGCGGCTTCGCGAATAAGTCTTTTCTTGCCGCAAACATGCTGTAGAGCGGGCTATCTAAATGACCGGCAGCATCTGCCGTCACAAAAATCACAGGTAAAAGATCTTTGTGATAGATAGGTTGTTCCACCTGCGTTTTCTTGACGCTCACGAGTTCGGATAGCGGAAATAATTGCCCAGCCTGATTGGAGACCCGAAGTTGCAGCGTATCTTCAATACGTGTTTGCAACGCAGGTGGCAACGCTACCCGAATAGGAATCGGGGCAAAGCTATCTTTTGCATGTAGCCATGTTGCATCTAGCCCGATGCCGGCAGCGTACAATGCTTGCTGAACCGCAGTCACCGTAATCCCTTTTCTTGCCAATTGATCATGATCGATCACCAAGGTGACTTCATCGGCTTTCGCTATTTGCGTACTATCTATCGCAACCAAATCGCTATTTTTTTGAAATGCCAATAATGCTCGGTTGGCGGCTTCCTCACGAAGTGGCGTATCTGGCGCATAAATTTCGGCCACAATTGGTGCTCTTACTGGCGGACCTGGAGGCACTTCTACTACATTTACTTTGCCGCCCATTTCTTTTGCGATGCGATCCAATGTTGGCCGGACAGACGAGGCGATTTCATGGCTCTGACGATCACGGTGATGCTTATCCAGTAAATTCACCTGAATATCACCTAGCTCTGCGGCTGCACGTAAATCGTATTGCCTAACGAGTCCATTAAAATTAATGGGCGCAGACGTCCCCGCGTAGGCCTGATAGTTGACCACTTCAGGGATGGTTGCCACATATTGGCCCATCCGCTCTAGCACGGCGGCGGTTTTTTCTACCGGCGTGCCAACAGGCATATCAACCACAATTTGGAATTCACTTTTGTTATCGAATGGCAACATTTTCAGTACCACCAAACGGACACCCGCCAAGCCAACCGAAATCACCATTAGTAAAAGAATGCCGCCCCATAGTAGGCTTCGTGCTCTCCTCCCTCTTTGCGAATCCACAAATGGGGTAAACACCTTTCTAAAAAACACGCCTATCCCCTGATGCGCTGGGTCAGCATACTGCTCGTTAGCATGGCTATTTTTTAACCATCTGCCGGCTAACCACGGCGTAACAACGAAAGCAATGGCTAAGGAAATTAACATCCCCATACTGGCGTTAATTGGGATTGGGCTCATATATGGCCCCATTAATCCGCTCACAAACGCCATTGGCAATAAAGCGGCAATTACGGTTAGTGTAGCCAAAATAGTTGGCCCACCTACTTCATCTACCGCCGCAGGAATAAGTTGATACAAAGATTTGCCCGGGTTTGCTGCATGGTGCCGGTGAATATTCTCCACCACTACAATTGCATCATCGACCAGAATGCCAATACTAAAAATCAAGGCAAATAATGAAACGCGGTTTAGCGTGAAGCCCCATGCCCAACTGGCAAACAACGTAGCCAATAATGTGAGCACAACGGCAAGCCCCACAATGGCTGCCTCTCTTCGTCCTAGCACCAACCAAACCAAGGCCACTACCGATGCAGTTGCAAACAATAGTTTCTGGATCAGTTTCTGCGCTTTGTCGTTCGCAGTTTCGCCATAGTTTCGGGTAACCGTCATTTCCACATTGGCAGGAATCAACACGCCTTTTAGCTGATTGACTCTTTCGGATAGATGATTCGCCACATCAACGGCATTTTCACCAGCCTTTTTCGTTAATTGAAGCGTAATGGCAGGATGGCTAGCAGAATCCTTACCCGCTGTTCCATACCAGACATATTGCGTAGGCGTTGGAGCGCCATCGGTAATATCGGCGACATCGCGTAGATAGATTGGCCTTCCCGCATTTGTACCGACAACGACATTCTGTACGTCTTCGACGGAGGTGAAATACTCCCCCGCATGCAAGGCAACACGCTGATTATGATCAACTAGTGCGCCGGCATCGATACCGGTATTTGCTTGCCCTAACGCATTCGCAACACTACTAATCGAGACACCGCTATCCGCCAAACGCGTAGGGTTTACCCATACATTGATGGCGCGGCCAGGATCTCCAATCAGTTTGAGATCACTAACCCCCTCCACTCGCTTTAAGATGGGGGAAATCGTTCGGGCAACCTTGGCTAAATCATAGCCAGTTAACGATTCATCTTTCGACCAAAAGGTAAATGCCATGACAGGTACATCATCAATCCCTTTTGGCTTGATGATCGGCGTACCCACACCCATACTAGTTGGCAACGCATCGGTATGCGCATGAATAGTGTCATATAAGCGAACCAGCGCTTCGCTATGTGGCACGCCCACTTTGAATTGCACGGTAAAGATAGCCATCCCTGGGCGTGAAACCGAATACACATGATCTACCCCTGCGATTCGATCAAGTACTTGCTCATAAGGGGTAGCAACAAACTTCTCTACATCAGCTACCCTTGCGCCCGGGTACGGCACCATCACGTTAGCCATCGTGACGTTGATCTGAGGTTCTTCCTCTCTTGGTGTCATGAAGACAGCAAATAAACCCACCAAAATAGCAATTAACGCTAATAGTGGCGTGAGCGAGTTTTGCTGAAAGAGCGCAACAATTCGTCCAGAGATGCCCATTGGTTTTGTCTCTTCAGACATTATGGATTTCCCTTCGTATTGGGAAGGCTTTCAACCACATCGCCGATTTGTAACCCAGCCAGTACTTCTACACCTTCCGGTCCAAAATCACTACCTAAGCGAACCATTCTGCGTTCCGTTTTGCCTTGGTTACGCACATTCACAAGCGCTAACTCGCCACGGTGAATCACACTTTTACTTGGAATCACCATTTTGGTGACAGGCTCTGCCATCACCCACAAAGCAATGGTCTGCCCAGGGACAACGTTGGCTGAAGTCGGCAACAACATGCGCACTTCTCTTGTATGGGTAACGGCATCGGCAGCGGGTAATACAGTGATCACGCCCCCGCTTTGCCAAGGTTGTGAACCTACTTGCCAAGTTACTTTGCCTGCTTTTGCTAATTGTTCTGCCACCGACTGAGAAACATATGCCACGGCACGAAGTTTTGATGGATCAAATAACGTCATCAACGCCACGCCCGGCGCAGCGATTGTTCCTTTTTCAACCGAGGTTTCACTTACAACCCCATCAAACGGTGCGGATAACTGCGAAAAACTAGACTGCGTCACCGATTGGCTCACCCCGCCAGAAAGGGATTGCACGGTTGCCAAAGCGGCATCGTAGTTCGATTGCGCAGTATCTAAAGACGCCTTGCTAACAAACTGCTGAGCCACTAATTGCTTGGTGCGCTGCAAATTGGCTTCCGCATTTTTTAGCTGCGCCTTCGCCGCACTGAGTTGCCCTGCAGAAATAGAAATGCCATTTTGTAAGACGCGGTTATCCAATCGCACGAGCAACTGCCCTGCTTTGACCTTGTCGCCCGCATTGACCAACACATCGGTCACCCTCGCCTGAATATCCGAAGACAATTGCACCGTATTCACAGCTTGTACGCTTGCAGTCAAACGGATTCCTTGATGTACTTGCTTCATTTGCACGGTGTAGCTAGCTTGAGTTCCCCCAGCCATCGCTGCAGTAGCAAGCAGCACATTGGCAAAAAGCGCGGTCAGGAGACTTTTTTTCATGGCATTTACTTTTAATTTACTATATAACCATATAGTAATATGCTTTTATAAAAAATCAAGTACATTTTGATGTAGTAGATGCGCTAAAATGAAAAGTACAACAGAAGGAATTTGTTATGGAAATGCTCAATGATGCGGCGTTAATCAAAGTGGCTAGTTATTTCAAAGCACTTTCAGAGCCAACTCGCTTAAAACTATTAAATGCAATGCGTGACGGCTGCAAAACGGTTAGCGAACTCAAAGAACTCACCGGTTGTAGCCAAGCGAACACGTCTAAGCACCTTGCTATGCTGCTAGAAGCCGGCTTAGTTTCCCGCTTACAAAAAGGCAATCAAGCGATTTACTCAATTGCGGATGAATGCACTTACGAACTTTGCGATATTGTCTGCGGCAACGTGGCCAAGATTTTGCAGCGAGATGCAGTCATCAGCGCTGCATTACAAGGCATTAACCCGAATAGTTAAAGGGAAACTTGTGACTAGAATCATGATTTGCATCAAAGCTTTGATATAAAGCGATTGTGATTCAAATGAGAGCTTGATAGCATCTGATAATCAATATCGTTTAGATTTCGGATTGAAGATCATGACCGCCGTTCCGCTACATACCTTACCCAAAGGTGCACATGCCAAGATTATCAGTATTGATATTCAAGAGGCGTTCGGCGCTCACGATGAAAAAGTTACCTTGCGGTTGAAAGAACTAGGGTTTCTTCCCGGTGCAACCTTAAAAATCATCGGCTACGGTCTATTTGGAAAAGACCCTATCGCCGTCCAAATTAACGGGACGAAGTTTGGTTTACGTCGTCGCGAAGCAGAGAAAATCCTCGCCGTTCCTCATAAGGCCTAAAGAAGCATGAATGCAGCTCCATTCCGGTTTGCCCTTGTGGGTAATCCAAACTGTGGCAAGACCGCCTTATTTAATCGCTTAACAGGTTCTAGAGCCAAAGTAGCAAACTACGCTGGCGTTACTGTCGAAAAAAGGATTGGCCAGTTTCTCGCAGGCGAGCAAACAGCTGAAATCATCGATCTTCCGGGTACATATAGCCTTTATGTCGCCTCCCCTGATGAGCAAGTAGCAAGACGCGTAATCTTAGGCGAGATGGCGGATGAAGCCAGCCCGGATGCATTGATTGCGGTTGTCGATGCTACCAACCTAAAACTAGGCCTACGCTTAGTGTTAGAGCTAAAAACCCTTGAGATTCCAATGGTGCTCGCGTTAAACCTAGCCGATGCAGCCGAACATCGAGGCATCCGGATTAACGTTGCAGAATTAAGCCAACGCTTAGGTTTACCGGTAGTAGAAACCGTCGCGGTAAGAAAGTCAGGCGTTAATGCGCTATCGCAAGCGATGCAAAAGATGGTTGTACCCAATGCCACCAAAAGAGAAGGCATTCATCTGCCTGATCGGGTTGAGGATATCGAAAGCCTGTATGCGCGGATTGATCAGATTCTTGAAGGCTGTGTTACCGCACCAGCCAACCCACCCCGCTGGCAAGAGGTGTTAGATAGCCTCATCATGCACCCAGTGGCAGGCTTGGTGATTTTGCTGACGATTTTATTTCTCATGTTCCAAGCTGTTTTTGCTTGGGCAAGCCCCTTAGTCGATGCAATTGACGGCGCCGTTCAATGGATTGGCGCTCAAGCAGGCGCACTTTTACCCGCCGGTATTTTGCAAGACTTTGTCGTGAACGGTTTAATTGCCGGCACGGGTAGCGTACTGGTATTCCTTCCCCAGATTATTATCTTGTTTGCCTTTATTTTGGCACTAGAAGACTCCGGCTACTTACCACGCGCGGCCTTCTTGCTTGATCGACTCATGCGAGGGGTTGGATTATCTGGCCGCTCTTTCATTCCTCTGTTATCTAGCTTTGCCTGTGCGGTGCCAGGCATCATGGCGACCCGATCAATCGCAGACCCGAAAGAACGACTCATCACCATTATGGTCGCTCCGTTAATGACCTGTTCGGCAAGGCTACCTGTTTACGCCTTAGTCATCGGGGC from the Leeia speluncae genome contains:
- a CDS encoding efflux RND transporter permease subunit, whose product is MSEETKPMGISGRIVALFQQNSLTPLLALIAILVGLFAVFMTPREEEPQINVTMANVMVPYPGARVADVEKFVATPYEQVLDRIAGVDHVYSVSRPGMAIFTVQFKVGVPHSEALVRLYDTIHAHTDALPTSMGVGTPIIKPKGIDDVPVMAFTFWSKDESLTGYDLAKVARTISPILKRVEGVSDLKLIGDPGRAINVWVNPTRLADSGVSISSVANALGQANTGIDAGALVDHNQRVALHAGEYFTSVEDVQNVVVGTNAGRPIYLRDVADITDGAPTPTQYVWYGTAGKDSASHPAITLQLTKKAGENAVDVANHLSERVNQLKGVLIPANVEMTVTRNYGETANDKAQKLIQKLLFATASVVALVWLVLGRREAAIVGLAVVLTLLATLFASWAWGFTLNRVSLFALIFSIGILVDDAIVVVENIHRHHAANPGKSLYQLIPAAVDEVGGPTILATLTVIAALLPMAFVSGLMGPYMSPIPINASMGMLISLAIAFVVTPWLAGRWLKNSHANEQYADPAHQGIGVFFRKVFTPFVDSQRGRRARSLLWGGILLLMVISVGLAGVRLVVLKMLPFDNKSEFQIVVDMPVGTPVEKTAAVLERMGQYVATIPEVVNYQAYAGTSAPINFNGLVRQYDLRAAAELGDIQVNLLDKHHRDRQSHEIASSVRPTLDRIAKEMGGKVNVVEVPPGPPVRAPIVAEIYAPDTPLREEAANRALLAFQKNSDLVAIDSTQIAKADEVTLVIDHDQLARKGITVTAVQQALYAAGIGLDATWLHAKDSFAPIPIRVALPPALQTRIEDTLQLRVSNQAGQLFPLSELVSVKKTQVEQPIYHKDLLPVIFVTADAAGHLDSPLYSMFAARKDLFAKPLSNGEQIQEYFIHPPVSDQTGAGVKWDGEWQITYETFRDMGAAYAVGLVLIYILVVAQFRSYLMPLIIMAPIPLTIIGVMPGHALLGAQFTATSMIGMIALAGIIVRNSILLVDFIQLQTNAGMPLAEAVIQSAATRAKPIVLTGLAAMLGAFFILDDPIFNGLAISLIFGILVSTLLTLVVIPILYFVSHQTREEERGSK
- a CDS encoding efflux RND transporter periplasmic adaptor subunit, which codes for MKKSLLTALFANVLLATAAMAGGTQASYTVQMKQVHQGIRLTASVQAVNTVQLSSDIQARVTDVLVNAGDKVKAGQLLVRLDNRVLQNGISISAGQLSAAKAQLKNAEANLQRTKQLVAQQFVSKASLDTAQSNYDAALATVQSLSGGVSQSVTQSSFSQLSAPFDGVVSETSVEKGTIAAPGVALMTLFDPSKLRAVAYVSQSVAEQLAKAGKVTWQVGSQPWQSGGVITVLPAADAVTHTREVRMLLPTSANVVPGQTIALWVMAEPVTKMVIPSKSVIHRGELALVNVRNQGKTERRMVRLGSDFGPEGVEVLAGLQIGDVVESLPNTKGNP
- a CDS encoding ArsR/SmtB family transcription factor, which gives rise to MEMLNDAALIKVASYFKALSEPTRLKLLNAMRDGCKTVSELKELTGCSQANTSKHLAMLLEAGLVSRLQKGNQAIYSIADECTYELCDIVCGNVAKILQRDAVISAALQGINPNS
- a CDS encoding FeoA family protein codes for the protein MTAVPLHTLPKGAHAKIISIDIQEAFGAHDEKVTLRLKELGFLPGATLKIIGYGLFGKDPIAVQINGTKFGLRRREAEKILAVPHKA
- the feoB gene encoding ferrous iron transporter B, giving the protein MNAAPFRFALVGNPNCGKTALFNRLTGSRAKVANYAGVTVEKRIGQFLAGEQTAEIIDLPGTYSLYVASPDEQVARRVILGEMADEASPDALIAVVDATNLKLGLRLVLELKTLEIPMVLALNLADAAEHRGIRINVAELSQRLGLPVVETVAVRKSGVNALSQAMQKMVVPNATKREGIHLPDRVEDIESLYARIDQILEGCVTAPANPPRWQEVLDSLIMHPVAGLVILLTILFLMFQAVFAWASPLVDAIDGAVQWIGAQAGALLPAGILQDFVVNGLIAGTGSVLVFLPQIIILFAFILALEDSGYLPRAAFLLDRLMRGVGLSGRSFIPLLSSFACAVPGIMATRSIADPKERLITIMVAPLMTCSARLPVYALVIGAFVPKATVWGGFNLQGLTLFVLYIAGILSAAVIAWILRRNQKADDDFPLLLELPSYRWPHLYHFLMGLKERAWIFIRRVGTIILALSILLWFLATYPHAPVNATAPAIEYSFAGMLGKFMQPIFEPLGFSWQMCIALIPAMAAREVAVSALATVYAVGGGDAALGASLAHAWAWPVALAYLAWFVYAPQCLSTIAVVRRETNSAKSTALFTVYLFVLAYVGALLTRYLAS